A window of the Lactuca sativa cultivar Salinas chromosome 5, Lsat_Salinas_v11, whole genome shotgun sequence genome harbors these coding sequences:
- the LOC111891710 gene encoding cytochrome P450 98A2, which yields MAVLLLLAAAILFVSTVFYLLPSIYQRLRFNLPPGPRPLPIVGNLYDVKPVKFRCYAEWARTYGPIFSVYLDSKLNVIVNSSELAKEVLKENDQQLADRHRNRATMSFSRGGKDLIWADYGPHYVKVRKVCNLELFSPKRLEALRPIREDEVTAMVESIFRHSTDLDKRGKALPLRGYLGTVAFNNITRLTFGKRFVTPEGGMDDQGQEFKGIVSNGIKIGGKVFMAENIPWLRWFFAGENEILAKHEQRRDRLTKAIMAEHDIARKKTGGTQEHFIDALHTLQQKYDLSDDTIIGLLWDMITAGMDTTSISVEWAMAELVKNPRVQQKAQEELDRVIGTDRIMSETDFSKLPYLQSIAKEALRLHPPTPLMLPHKANANVKLGGYDVPKGAIVHVNVWAIARDPAIWKDPEEFRPERFFEEDVDVKGHDYRLLPFGAGRRVCPGAQLAINLVTSMLGHLLHHFEWTPPAGMKPEEVDLTENPGMVTYMKHPIEAVATPRLPNNLYKRVPVSV from the exons ATGGCTGTGCTGCTTCTGCTAGCCGCCGCCATCCTCTTCGTCTCCACCGTCTTCTACCTTCTACCATCCATCTACCAACGCCTCAGGTTCAACCTTCCTCCCGGCCCACGCCCACTTCCCATCGTCGGAAACCTCTACGACGTCAAACCTGTTAAATTCAGGTGTTATGCCGAATGGGCGAGAACTTATGGCCCGATCTTCTCTGTCTACTTAGATTCGAAGCTAAACGTGATTGTTAACAGCTCGGAGTTGGCTAAGGAGGTGCTGAAGGAGAATGATCAGCAGTTGGCTGATAGGCATAGGAATCGGGCGACGATGTCGTTTAGTAGAGGTGGAAAGGATTTGATCTGGGCTGATTACGGACCTCACTATGTGAAGGTCAGGAAAGTGTGTAATTTGGAGCTGTTTTCGCCTAAGAGACTTGAAGCTCTGAGACCTATCAGAGAAGATGAAGTCACTGCCATGGTTGAATCCATTTTCAGACACTCTACTGATCTTG ATAAGCGTGGAAAAGCCTTACCGTTGAGGGGTTATTTAGGAACAGTTGCATTCAACAATATTACAAGATTGACATTTGGGAAGCGATTCGTGACTCCCGAAGGTGGAATGGATGATCAAGGGCAAGAATTCAAAGGAATTGTGTCTAATGGGATCAAGATCGGTGGCAAGGTTTTCATGGCCGAGAATATTCCATGGTTACGTTGGTTCTTTGCAGGTGAAAACGAGATTCTTGCTAAACATGAACAACGCAGAGACCGACTTACAAAAGCCATCATGGCTGAACACGATATTGCACGCAAGAAAACCGGTGGGACCCAAGAGCATTTCATCGATGCTTTGCATACACTTCAACAAAAGTACGACCTTAGCGACGACACAATCATTGGACTTCTTTGG GACATGATTACAGCAGGAATGGACACGACATCGATCTCGGTGGAATGGGCAATGGCGGAGTTAGTAAAGAACCCACGGGTCCAACAAAAGGCTCAAGAAGAGCTCGACCGTGTAATCGGAACCGATCGAATCATGTCAGAAACCGACTTCTCAAAGCTTCCATACCTCCAATCAATAGCCAAAGAAGCCCTAAGATTACACCCACCTACCCCATTAATGCTCCCACACAAAGCCAATGCAAACGTAAAGCTTGGTGGATATGATGTTCCAAAAGGTGCAATCGTCCATGTTAATGTGTGGGCCATAGCACGTGACCCGGCCATCTGGAAGGACCCGGAGGAGTTTCGGCCAGAGAGGTTCTTTGAGGAGGATGTGGATGTAAAGGGTCATGATTACCGGCTACTGCCTTTTGGCGCCGGTAGGAGGGTGTGCCCGGGTGCACAGCTGGCGATTAATTTGGTGACGTCTATGTTGGGGCATCTTCTGCATCATTTTGAGTGGACCCCACCTGCAGGAATGAAGCCAGAGGAGGTGGACTTGACGGAGAATCCGGGGATGGTTACTTACATGAAACACCCGATTGAGGCGGTGGCGACACCACGGTTGCCGAATAATCTGTACAAGCGGGTGCCTGTCAGCGtgtga